From the Deinococcus sonorensis KR-87 genome, the window GGACGGCGGCGAGTTGCGGGAAGTGCATACCTTCCCGCTGGGCCAGCACGGTTAATGCCGGAGAGCCAGAACGATCGGCCCTCCGGCATTTGGGTATCCGGCGCTACAGCGTCTGAGCGAACAGCGGGGCGCTGGTCGGCTGGGGGCTGCCGCCCTGCGGTTCCACACTCACGGCGAAGACGGTTCCGGCGGGCAGCTGGGTCTGGAACGTCCGGCCCCGGAACAGCCCCAGCGACACTGGCTTGCCGCCGACCACCTTCCAGGCCTGATACTGCCGGTCCTGGGGCAGGTCGGCCTGCATCAGCACGTAAGCGTCTCCATTGGGCAGGCGCACCAGCCGGGCCAGCTCTGCACCCTGCGGACTGGCTACCGTGCGGCTGACGGCGCCCGGCTGCCGCTGCAGCTGCGCCAGCTGACGCTCCGGCGTGAGCCGAAACACTGGTACCAGCACCAGCATCACGGCCACGGCCGCCGCCACCAGCGCCAGCCACAGCACCCGGCGCGGCCTGGCGGACGGCTCCGCCGGAGGCAGCGGCACGGCCTTCGGTGCGTCCTGTTGCAGGCGTGCCATCAGCCGGTCCTCGGCGCCGGGCGGGACCGGCGCGGGCGGCAGGTCCAGCGCCATGGCGCTCAGCCCCTCCAGATACGCCGCGAGCTGCTGCCGCGCCTGGGGATCGAGGTTCAGCTGGGCCTCGATCTCCTGCATCTGCTCGTCCGGCAGCAGGCCGAGCGCGTAGTCAACGAGCAGGTCCTGATCAAGCTTCACCACGTTCACCTCCTCCCAGGTGCGTCTTCATGCGGGCCAGCGCGGTGCGCAGCCGGGTCTTGACGGTGCCGAGCGGCATTCCGGTCAGCTGCGCCAGTTCGGCGTGGCTGTGGCCCTGATAGTAGGCGAGTTCAATGAGTCGCCGCTCTCCGTCGTCCAGAATCTCCACCGCCCGCTGGGCCATCAGCACATCCTCCTGATCGCGGGCCGGGGTGGGGGCGTCCCACTCCTCCAGCGGCAGCGAGGCGTCCTTGCGGTCACGGATCGCCTGCAGAAAGCGGCGGTGCGCGATGGTCACGAGCCAGGTCTTGGCCGAGGCCAGCGAGCGGTCGAAGCGGCCTGCCGCCTTCCAGGCGTTCAGGAAGGCATCCTGGACACAGTTCTCGGTGTCGTCCTGGTCGCGCAGCATCCGTCGCCCCAGTCCGTACAGGTAGGGTGCGTAGCGGCGATGCAGTTCCCGCAGGGCATCCTGCTGGCCCAGCGCCATCTGTGCAATCAGATCTTCATCGGTCAGGTCCATAAGGGCAAACGCCCGTAGCTTATCCCAAGTGCATCACCTGAGGTGGGCCTGAGGACTTTCTGAAGACGGGTGGCGCCCGACCCATCCGTTCAGGCGCGGTGCTCGGGGCTCTCCAGCGTCACGGCGGGCTGCACGACCGGCGCGATGACCTCCGTGGTCGACGCGTGCACCGGGATGGGGTTCGCGGCCCCGCTCAGCTCGTCCTTGAGGCCCTGGGTGCTCTTCCGGAACTCGCGAATGCCATTGCCCAGGCTCTTGCCGAGCTCCGGCAGCTTCTTGGGTCCGAACACCAACAACGCCACCACCAGAATGATCATGATCTCGGGAAATCCCAGGTTCGGCATACAGTACTCCTTTTCCGGGCCGGGGCACGTTCTGCCCCTGTCCTGTACAGATATATGCGCCGCAGCGCTGTTTAGATGTGGGGCCAGATGAATGGTGAAGGTCCATAGAACGGCGGCAGGAGCGGGGACATTCCCGCTCCTGCCGCCGGCTGGACCGTCCGGACCTTACTTGATGTTGCCGTTCAGGCCGTTCGGGTAGAAGCCACCCTTGCCCTTGCCGCCCAGGTACACAATGTTCAGCACCTGGTCGGTGGTGCGGCTGTAGGCGATGCTGTTTTTGTCAGCTGCGACGATGTTGGCGCTACCACCGGCCACGAAGTCGGGGTTGCCGGTGCCGCCCACGATGCCCTGGTCGTCGTCGGTGCTGCCGTCCACGGCGTCACGCAGGTCACTGATGGCCTGGATCAGCTGGGCAACGGTCACGCCATACGGCGTCTTGACGTCCTTCTGACCGTACAGCAGGGTACGGATTTCGCCGGCGTGGTAGGCCTCAACCGCCAGAATGCCGGCCGCCGCTTCCAGGTAGTCGGGGTTGGTGATCAGCCGGGCAGCGCCCTTGTACGCGGTGACGCCCACGTCCTCAAAAATGAACGCGCCGTGCAGGAAAAACAGGTCGTTGAGGTAGGGGTTGAAAGCGGGCGTCAGGGTGGTCGGGGAGGTGATCAGCTTGGCGTTGTAAGCCGCGGCGTTGGCGGCAGCCGCGAAGGCCGGCCCGATGTCCAGGACAGGACGCGCCACGGCACTGGCCCCCAGCGCAGCACGCAGGAAGTTGACGTGGTTCAGCTCGTCCTGAGCGATCTCGTTGGCGTAGGCGGCCACGGCCGGGTCGGCAAACTTGATGGCCGTCTTGCCGTCGAAGCCGCTGGGCAGCCCCACGGCCGCGGTACCGCCCGGCAGCTCACCAATGCGGCCCACGGCGGCCAGGTAGAAGGCGGCCTCCAGGTACTCCAGGTTCAGCGCGAAGTTCAGCACGTCCACGTCGATGTTCTGCTTGGGCGGCACCTGCGCGACCACCGGGGCGCAGGAGGCCAACACGGCGCCCGCACCGACCAGACCGGCGGTGCTCAGAAACTGACGGCGGCCCGGCTGTTTGATGCTCTTGTCATTCTGGCTCATGATCACTCCTCGACCGCAAGGGTCAACGGCTCCTGGCAGGCAGGAACAGGGGGACGGCGCGGCAACCCTTGGGGGCCCGCTTGGCGCGTTCTGACACCATGCTTGTATGCGGGGGATGGATGACTGGATGTAGTGGATTTGGGACCTAAAGATTCGATGAAGGACGGCGACCGGATCCAGCGCCGCTGCTCTACAATCGCGGGATGACCCAGGCCACCGTGTTGCAGCTCACTGCCCTCCCCGGCCGCCTGGACGCGGTGATCGCGCAGCTGTCCGGGGCCAGCCGCTCGCAGGTGGCCAGCTGGATTGAGGCCGGGCAGGTGCAGCTGGATGGCCAGCCGGTGCAGAAGGCCAGCCTGAAACTGCGTGGGGGTGAAGTCCTGACTGTCCAGGTGCCGCCGCCGCCCGCCAGCCACGTGCTGCCGGAGACCGTAGCACTGGACGTGCTGTACGAGGACGACGCCCTGATCGCGGTCAACAAGCCGGCCGGCATGACCACCCACCCGGCTCCGGGCGTGCTGAGCGGCACGCTGGTGAACGCGCTGCTGGGCCGCATAAGCCTGCCGGAGCAGGAGGGCCACGACGAAGCCGGCGGCTACCGGCCCGGTATCGTTCACCGGCTCGACAAGGACACCAGCGGCGTAATCGTGGTGGCCAAGACGGTGCAGGCGCATGCCCGGCTGGCCGAGAGCTTCCACGACCGGGAGACGCATAAGACCTACCTGGCGATTGCGGCCGGCCAGTGGGCGGCGCTGAAGCCGGTGCATGTAGACGCGCCCATCGGGCGGCACCCGGTGGCCCGCCAGCGCATGACCGTGGGCGGGGCCCAGCCGCGCGAGGCGCAGACGCTCTTCACGCCACTCAGCCGTCATCCGGATGGTCATGGCCGCACGCTGGTGCTGGTCCAGGCGGAACCGCGCACCGGCCGCACCCATCAGCTGCGGGTGCATCTGGCGCACCTGAACAGCCCGATCCTGGGCGACACGGTGTACGGCCGGGCCAGCACCGTGATCGGGCGACAGGCGCTGCACGCGTGGCGACTGACCCTCCCCCATCCGCTGACCGGCGAGCCGCTACATCTGGAGGCGCCCCCACCCCCCGACCTGCTGGATGCCTGGGTCCGGCTGGGCGGCACGCTCCCGGAGCAGCTGGGCGCGCCTCACGAACCTAAATAATTTGTTTAGGGTGGCGCCCCGGTGCCCGGCTGCCTTTCAGGGGTAGGATGAGTCCGCCGATTCTGGCGCTGACCCACTGGGGGCCAGCCGCCGGCTTTCCCAAAGGAGTGTCACCATGCCCAAGCTCGAACTGCCCAAGCTGCCCTATGCCTACGACGCGCTGGAGCCTCACATCGACGCCCGCACCATGGAGATTCACCACACCAAGCACCACCAGACCTACGTGGACAACGCCAACAAGGCCCTGGAAGGCAGCGACCTCGCCGAGCAGTCGCCTGAGCAGCTGATCCGGAACCTGGACAGCGTGCCGGCCGACAAGAAGGGGGTGCTGCGCAACAACGTGGGCGGCCACGTCAACCACTCGATGTTCTGGACCCTGCTGAGCCCGAACGGCAGCGGCCAGCCGAGCGGCGAACTCGCCCAGGCCATCGAGCGCGACTTCGGGTCTTTCGAGGCGTTCAAGACCCAGTTCGAGGACGCGGCCAAGGCCCGGTTCGGCTCCGGCTGGGCCTGGCTGGTGGCGCAGGGCGGCAAGCTGGCAGTGGTGAGCACCGCCAACCAGGACAACCCGCTGATGGGCGAGGCGGTGGCGGGCGTGAGCGGCACCCCGCTGCTGGGCGTGGACGTGTGGGAGCACGCCTACTACCTCAACTACCAGAACCGCCGTCCGGATTACCTGAAGGCCTTCTGGAACG encodes:
- a CDS encoding anti-sigma factor domain-containing protein — its product is MVKLDQDLLVDYALGLLPDEQMQEIEAQLNLDPQARQQLAAYLEGLSAMALDLPPAPVPPGAEDRLMARLQQDAPKAVPLPPAEPSARPRRVLWLALVAAAVAVMLVLVPVFRLTPERQLAQLQRQPGAVSRTVASPQGAELARLVRLPNGDAYVLMQADLPQDRQYQAWKVVGGKPVSLGLFRGRTFQTQLPAGTVFAVSVEPQGGSPQPTSAPLFAQTL
- a CDS encoding sigma-70 family RNA polymerase sigma factor, which translates into the protein MDLTDEDLIAQMALGQQDALRELHRRYAPYLYGLGRRMLRDQDDTENCVQDAFLNAWKAAGRFDRSLASAKTWLVTIAHRRFLQAIRDRKDASLPLEEWDAPTPARDQEDVLMAQRAVEILDDGERRLIELAYYQGHSHAELAQLTGMPLGTVKTRLRTALARMKTHLGGGERGEA
- a CDS encoding twin-arginine translocase TatA/TatE family subunit, which translates into the protein MPNLGFPEIMIILVVALLVFGPKKLPELGKSLGNGIREFRKSTQGLKDELSGAANPIPVHASTTEVIAPVVQPAVTLESPEHRA
- a CDS encoding ferritin-like domain-containing protein, whose product is MSQNDKSIKQPGRRQFLSTAGLVGAGAVLASCAPVVAQVPPKQNIDVDVLNFALNLEYLEAAFYLAAVGRIGELPGGTAAVGLPSGFDGKTAIKFADPAVAAYANEIAQDELNHVNFLRAALGASAVARPVLDIGPAFAAAANAAAYNAKLITSPTTLTPAFNPYLNDLFFLHGAFIFEDVGVTAYKGAARLITNPDYLEAAAGILAVEAYHAGEIRTLLYGQKDVKTPYGVTVAQLIQAISDLRDAVDGSTDDDQGIVGGTGNPDFVAGGSANIVAADKNSIAYSRTTDQVLNIVYLGGKGKGGFYPNGLNGNIK
- a CDS encoding RluA family pseudouridine synthase; this translates as MTQATVLQLTALPGRLDAVIAQLSGASRSQVASWIEAGQVQLDGQPVQKASLKLRGGEVLTVQVPPPPASHVLPETVALDVLYEDDALIAVNKPAGMTTHPAPGVLSGTLVNALLGRISLPEQEGHDEAGGYRPGIVHRLDKDTSGVIVVAKTVQAHARLAESFHDRETHKTYLAIAAGQWAALKPVHVDAPIGRHPVARQRMTVGGAQPREAQTLFTPLSRHPDGHGRTLVLVQAEPRTGRTHQLRVHLAHLNSPILGDTVYGRASTVIGRQALHAWRLTLPHPLTGEPLHLEAPPPPDLLDAWVRLGGTLPEQLGAPHEPK
- a CDS encoding superoxide dismutase; its protein translation is MPKLELPKLPYAYDALEPHIDARTMEIHHTKHHQTYVDNANKALEGSDLAEQSPEQLIRNLDSVPADKKGVLRNNVGGHVNHSMFWTLLSPNGSGQPSGELAQAIERDFGSFEAFKTQFEDAAKARFGSGWAWLVAQGGKLAVVSTANQDNPLMGEAVAGVSGTPLLGVDVWEHAYYLNYQNRRPDYLKAFWNVVNWDEVSRLYQQSQ